From Pseudoleptotrichia goodfellowii, a single genomic window includes:
- a CDS encoding ShlB/FhaC/HecB family hemolysin secretion/activation protein gives MKRILLVLSLILTVNSISYSEGKILKNELPKNQREFFEGGRLIDLQEEIKEPDANVDTEGLPKFHVKKITLKRPTSSIKPLANPKKIDKIINEYKDTDINIFDLRALVKKLNDEYMKKGYITTRVYLEPDQNIQSSGEVKLVVLEGKIEEVVLDKDTAKDKRKIFFAFTNENGKVLNISHIDNGIDNLNRVESNNSKINIVPGTKQGYSKIIIESQKEKPFRFILNYEDTQTEKQRYKATIEYDNLFGINDNIYLSYRGDMGKLAKRRDHTDDYSQSYSFGYSFPFKSWSFGLSYNSTKDKSLILGNTTEYTSISKSRQYSLNTSKLLYRDANMKLNLTMGLDVKRERTYLAERRLETQDRNITAGSIGINGMFKPFKGIASYSLSYSKGLKGFRANEDNSFNAGTLPTENIEPSDNRYQFGKVNLNLSYYKPFYFKNQGITLRASFNGQYSKDALFSTEKYSIGGFDTVKGFPVSVSGDMGYSTKLELSYILPSSESKLGQFMYKIRPYMEADLGKVRNNYNEYGDKKGRIGTLSSYSLGLRYYGEKVTLDAGIAKTDKGRSLTKAESHRGYVTVSTTF, from the coding sequence ATGAAGAGAATATTGCTTGTACTTAGCTTAATACTGACAGTAAACAGTATTTCATATTCCGAAGGAAAAATACTTAAAAACGAACTCCCTAAGAACCAAAGGGAGTTTTTTGAAGGCGGAAGACTGATAGATTTACAGGAAGAAATAAAAGAACCTGATGCAAATGTGGATACAGAAGGGTTACCGAAGTTTCATGTAAAGAAAATAACATTAAAAAGACCTACATCTTCAATAAAACCGTTGGCAAATCCTAAAAAGATAGATAAAATAATAAACGAATATAAAGATACTGATATAAATATATTCGATTTAAGAGCACTTGTAAAAAAATTAAATGATGAGTATATGAAAAAAGGATATATAACAACAAGAGTTTATCTTGAACCTGATCAGAATATACAGTCATCAGGAGAAGTAAAACTTGTAGTATTGGAAGGGAAGATAGAAGAAGTAGTTCTTGACAAGGATACCGCCAAAGATAAAAGAAAGATATTTTTTGCCTTTACCAATGAAAACGGAAAAGTACTAAATATATCCCATATAGATAACGGAATAGACAACCTGAACAGAGTGGAATCAAACAATTCAAAAATAAATATAGTACCAGGAACAAAACAGGGATACTCAAAAATAATAATAGAATCCCAAAAAGAAAAACCATTCAGATTCATATTAAACTATGAAGATACACAAACAGAAAAACAAAGATATAAAGCAACAATAGAATATGATAATCTGTTCGGAATAAATGACAATATATATTTGTCCTATAGAGGGGATATGGGAAAACTTGCAAAAAGAAGAGACCATACGGACGATTATTCCCAAAGTTATTCATTCGGATATTCGTTTCCGTTTAAGAGCTGGAGTTTCGGTCTGTCATACAACAGTACCAAAGATAAAAGTTTAATATTGGGAAATACGACAGAATATACATCCATATCCAAAAGCAGACAGTACAGTTTAAATACATCAAAACTGCTGTATAGAGATGCAAATATGAAACTTAACCTGACAATGGGTCTTGATGTAAAAAGAGAAAGAACATATTTAGCAGAACGAAGACTTGAAACGCAGGACAGAAATATAACAGCGGGAAGTATAGGAATAAACGGAATGTTTAAACCGTTTAAAGGGATAGCATCATATTCATTATCGTATTCCAAAGGATTGAAAGGATTCAGAGCAAATGAAGATAATTCATTTAATGCAGGAACATTGCCGACAGAAAATATAGAACCTTCAGATAACAGATATCAGTTTGGGAAAGTAAATCTTAATTTGAGTTACTATAAACCTTTTTACTTTAAGAATCAGGGGATAACTTTAAGAGCATCATTTAATGGACAATATTCCAAAGATGCATTATTTTCAACAGAAAAATACAGTATAGGAGGATTTGATACTGTAAAAGGCTTTCCTGTGAGTGTGTCTGGAGATATGGGATACAGTACAAAACTTGAGTTAAGCTACATACTTCCAAGCAGTGAAAGTAAATTAGGTCAGTTTATGTATAAAATAAGGCCGTATATGGAAGCAGATTTGGGAAAAGTAAGAAACAACTATAACGAATACGGAGATAAAAAAGGAAGAATAGGAACATTGTCAAGCTATTCATTGGGATTAAGATATTACGGAGAAAAAGTAACGCTTGATGCAGGGATAGCCAAAACAGATAAAGGAAGAAGTCTTACAAAAGCAGAATCCCATAGGGGTTATGTAACAGTATCGACAACATTCTAA
- a CDS encoding outer membrane beta-barrel protein: protein MKKHILTVLGLLALSTASFAENNIIEFKAGLSPVSKFDVTPSKKTKFSYELGAEYRYLVTNNTEIGVGLSYQNHGKLKKFTDVEDNNLKVEVSDTKLYDSVPLYLTAKYNFRNDSDIVPYVKADLGYSFNINGKNSSQYKTYSKATGAVLDEGKLKDFKAENGVYYSVGAGVVYKGFTTGLSYQVNTAKIEGTRYDGLKDKGSANFRRFTLSFGYQFGL, encoded by the coding sequence ATGAAAAAACATATATTGACAGTATTAGGACTTTTGGCTTTAAGTACTGCTTCCTTTGCTGAAAATAATATAATTGAATTTAAAGCAGGACTTTCTCCTGTCTCAAAATTTGATGTAACTCCTTCAAAGAAAACAAAGTTTTCTTATGAATTAGGAGCTGAATACAGATACCTTGTAACTAATAACACTGAAATAGGAGTAGGACTTTCTTACCAGAATCATGGTAAATTGAAAAAATTTACAGATGTGGAAGATAATAACCTTAAAGTAGAAGTGTCGGACACTAAACTTTACGATTCGGTACCTTTGTATTTAACTGCAAAATATAATTTCAGAAACGATTCGGATATAGTTCCTTATGTAAAAGCCGACTTAGGTTATTCATTTAATATAAACGGTAAAAACAGCAGTCAATACAAAACATACAGTAAAGCTACAGGAGCTGTATTGGATGAAGGTAAATTAAAAGACTTTAAAGCTGAAAACGGAGTGTATTATTCTGTAGGAGCAGGAGTAGTATATAAAGGATTTACAACAGGACTTTCTTATCAGGTAAATACTGCTAAAATAGAAGGAACAAGATATGACGGATTAAAAGATAAAGGAAGTGCAAATTTCAGAAGATTTACATTAAGTTTCGGATATCAGTTCGGACTTTAA
- a CDS encoding EndoU domain-containing protein, with protein MKEKGPEKKEDKKEESKKDEVKEQTTGVELKADRLDNTKGIIASLGQTTLNVGKVSNGEGKIVSRGVVELTTPNEYEYEGLVEGDAVTTLNGKKVTIKEKMQRKNTLELIGQEGIILKDEIVSGILRLDTKSDLKNAKDIRGLDTLSVTAKNIENEGNLLSDRNLYVKAEGKLLNKGTGLIKGNENTYLEGSIIENNRGKILSEGSLTLIAETLIRNDTGKIDAKGDIYGEVKNGHFENVGTTEVEIKDVLKATGTEGAAVGGIFSRLRRKPRPQTVKQEKERTYRIDMDDSNITSEGSIYIKAENGDVINKDGGNIEGKKGVRIDAKNVYNTERYIEDEKNKVILAGGGRIKGENVYLKVTGKVVNGTEEYTKGIYRREDGVLVDNRKVGMVINPSSIIGSQSTVIKVGELINTSQIGEAGKGTTFIDVKGKIVNASIGNNIAKIEGKDVIVEGNKGVTNTGAVISGTEFTKVMSKDGKVLNESTITSQTIMSQPQSGGLRGFIVRRASAPEVIGVTESIRNIGKIEGNDFVYVEGKEVENVAGNIKGKGGTYIKSTEKDIVDKTISLKDEKKGAVETKEVTKEVRERIERSHGKNDDLYSVTYGPAKKVQVQESTRWDTLNKMKTVSGEIGEGGNTVLDSARDIILESSDIRGKDNIVLNAKRYLKMLSTVDTEFKERTTSHKSRRGFGRSKTTTEHWAEDNVYANNVDLTTDGNVLMNFKGVDEKTSKYISTNNQGVIAQGVNFHAKGAIIGFSEGNIYVEGTKDKLNSVYNSHTTKKWFGARYGKASDYVNDTTEKYRLSQLYNGSDIKFDSEGKLKVEGVDVQTAGHVYLRGKKGVEVLPGVENSLREEEHKISGLKGSISVSWGGVSAGVGYGKSSDKIKEVTKEIIANKLQAAGNVDIKSEEGDIDFGPTNGSIGGKLTYTGKHINILDMHSERTIDRVTKNTYAGVGITASIPVVGAAKQIWDAGKNIKNAKHKEDYLNAGLGAYSAGMSAASAIGGVFTNPFGVTGSINVSHNKNVYHREESISVGSNLHVGGGVEYNGESLHTRGLNILNEGDTVYNITGQILKEAGVSTIKENSSSTGFGLSVAKGMVDSNGQINAFKDKNATITPSISNQKSESEGVYYSKNEDITKGNSHYNNTGNVKTVGVAVRTGSISGTVNGPHETISVQDSVNSSSRGYSISLGIGIGPHTEKRKAVNGPYISSATVGYNKGDVNQKITRNVAEFTAGSGMLDVKGKIVQVGSLIDGGFTLNGQGYEKQDLHDIDKSRKVGVNVTVYPNVTYTKRDEKGKAIYTDGRKENEQGAVYKVGVNYAETDKARDVLSTVGSNVQINQDITGVNRDTNRQAGEFEGREINPINVDLGTEYWLTRAGRGKAKDIYEEAGRSVEGIKRILTTRDADGNLQILKSIEAETAVQKMMRIGFIETKGKTQQQVKKELEERFGSLTKKGVKVHFYGTEDIDTSKMDDDTLAKLTANGFAITKDGTVWINKEYVDSGKVIDFNKTTQHEISHLIFGEDSEYQAQYLTRAYGEFLEGIRDNGYLKDGQGIIDYKFSMLTDEDRLRLDGYTYKDMQFIQEMADGIRAAQARLSKCGINQKCIADNKRTIHNLEVSLKKFGVQEKIQTHKEKGKRINANKPRNIIGKIQKEIEKHKNKKEISKYEEEYKNLDEEFDEELKYVVRDLERKINAGKKKEANAVIEKIENILFNNTIILSSNFGGHEIESKNGKLVIYAGGKDYYEIKEIIDKQEIKNLKIEYREKRTSDVIRKIEMTGLRKGKIPPTWPPEWKQEYEKTHNKSEEMEWLNPTELTKSGKITEREERTYRGYLTLVEINKIGGLISTVAIMSKLNAGLYDEKAITYNTQPEFVNVRKVFINDGTTMGTAEAIQIDIGNSDIVQRTTTLKTGETLVSTGINSTGQIHQKIIPYEVGAASKSVAQISNSVNKTFGNMSLANTTKSAVSSNNLLEEYGNIPVVYQRPNPTLLGTMIQINPDRYIQNVTAPINYNHVFNLEINRRGRVVGGHTAFGNVIEGKVIKTYPTGVYKVETFMKDPNNLSNLLRKSNHNGISTMFPRDWTANRIKVEVGFAYKNKTYFYNDSGTLMWKGITPSGVWVEGYISPTTVYPQPK; from the coding sequence GTGAAAGAAAAAGGACCTGAGAAAAAAGAAGACAAGAAAGAAGAAAGTAAGAAAGACGAAGTAAAAGAGCAGACAACAGGAGTAGAATTAAAAGCAGATAGACTTGATAATACAAAAGGAATAATAGCAAGTTTAGGACAAACAACGTTAAATGTAGGAAAAGTATCAAACGGAGAAGGAAAAATAGTATCAAGAGGTGTAGTGGAATTAACTACGCCTAATGAGTACGAATATGAAGGATTAGTAGAAGGAGATGCAGTAACAACATTAAACGGAAAAAAAGTAACAATAAAAGAAAAAATGCAAAGAAAAAATACATTGGAGTTAATAGGGCAGGAAGGAATAATACTAAAAGATGAAATAGTATCGGGGATATTAAGACTGGATACGAAATCGGACTTAAAGAATGCCAAAGATATAAGAGGGCTGGATACATTATCGGTAACAGCAAAGAACATAGAAAATGAAGGGAATCTGTTATCGGATAGAAACCTTTATGTAAAAGCTGAAGGAAAGCTGTTAAATAAGGGGACAGGCTTAATAAAAGGGAATGAAAATACATATTTGGAAGGAAGCATAATAGAAAACAACAGAGGGAAAATATTATCAGAAGGAAGTTTGACATTAATAGCGGAAACATTAATAAGAAATGACACCGGAAAAATAGATGCAAAAGGAGATATATACGGGGAAGTAAAGAACGGTCATTTTGAAAATGTAGGGACAACAGAAGTAGAAATAAAAGACGTATTAAAAGCAACAGGAACAGAAGGAGCAGCAGTAGGAGGAATATTTTCAAGATTAAGAAGAAAACCGAGACCTCAAACAGTAAAACAGGAAAAAGAAAGAACATATCGAATAGATATGGATGATTCAAATATAACGAGTGAAGGAAGTATATACATAAAAGCAGAAAACGGAGATGTGATAAATAAAGACGGAGGAAATATAGAAGGGAAAAAAGGAGTCCGAATAGATGCAAAGAATGTATATAATACAGAAAGATATATAGAAGATGAGAAAAATAAAGTAATACTTGCAGGCGGAGGAAGAATAAAAGGAGAAAATGTATATTTGAAAGTAACGGGAAAAGTAGTAAACGGTACAGAAGAATATACAAAAGGTATATACAGAAGAGAAGACGGAGTGTTGGTAGATAACAGAAAAGTAGGAATGGTAATAAATCCTTCAAGTATAATAGGAAGTCAAAGTACAGTAATAAAAGTGGGAGAACTTATAAATACATCGCAAATAGGAGAGGCAGGAAAAGGAACAACATTTATAGATGTAAAAGGAAAAATAGTAAATGCAAGTATAGGAAACAACATAGCAAAAATAGAAGGAAAAGATGTAATTGTAGAAGGAAACAAAGGAGTAACAAATACAGGTGCAGTAATTTCAGGAACAGAATTTACGAAAGTTATGTCTAAAGACGGAAAAGTCTTAAATGAAAGTACAATAACATCCCAGACAATAATGTCACAACCGCAAAGTGGAGGATTAAGAGGATTTATAGTAAGAAGAGCATCAGCTCCTGAAGTAATAGGAGTGACAGAAAGTATAAGAAACATAGGAAAAATAGAAGGAAATGATTTTGTCTATGTAGAAGGAAAAGAAGTAGAAAATGTAGCCGGGAACATAAAAGGAAAAGGCGGAACATATATAAAGAGTACGGAAAAAGACATAGTAGATAAAACAATATCCTTAAAAGATGAGAAAAAAGGAGCAGTAGAAACAAAAGAAGTAACAAAAGAGGTAAGAGAACGTATAGAAAGAAGTCACGGGAAAAATGATGATTTATACAGCGTAACTTATGGACCGGCAAAGAAAGTACAAGTACAGGAATCAACAAGATGGGATACATTGAATAAGATGAAGACAGTATCGGGAGAAATAGGAGAAGGAGGTAATACGGTACTTGATTCGGCAAGAGATATAATATTAGAGAGCAGTGATATAAGAGGAAAAGATAATATAGTATTAAATGCGAAAAGATATTTAAAGATGCTGTCAACAGTAGATACAGAATTTAAAGAAAGAACAACATCACATAAGAGCAGAAGAGGATTCGGAAGAAGTAAAACGACGACAGAACATTGGGCAGAGGACAATGTATATGCCAATAATGTGGATTTAACAACAGACGGCAATGTGTTAATGAACTTTAAAGGAGTAGACGAAAAGACAAGCAAATATATATCGACAAATAATCAGGGAGTAATAGCACAGGGAGTAAACTTCCATGCAAAAGGAGCGATAATAGGATTTTCAGAAGGAAATATATATGTAGAAGGGACTAAGGACAAATTAAACAGTGTCTATAATTCGCATACAACAAAGAAATGGTTTGGAGCAAGATACGGAAAAGCAAGTGATTATGTAAATGATACAACAGAGAAGTATAGACTAAGTCAGTTGTATAACGGGTCAGACATAAAGTTTGATTCGGAAGGCAAGTTAAAAGTAGAAGGAGTAGATGTACAGACAGCAGGACATGTATATTTAAGAGGGAAAAAGGGAGTAGAAGTATTACCCGGAGTAGAAAACAGCTTAAGAGAAGAAGAACATAAGATAAGCGGACTGAAAGGAAGTATAAGTGTAAGCTGGGGAGGAGTAAGTGCAGGAGTAGGATACGGAAAGAGCAGTGATAAGATAAAAGAAGTAACGAAAGAAATAATAGCAAACAAGCTACAGGCAGCAGGAAATGTAGACATAAAGAGTGAAGAAGGAGATATAGACTTTGGACCTACAAATGGAAGTATAGGAGGAAAATTAACATATACAGGAAAACATATAAATATACTCGATATGCATTCAGAGCGAACAATAGACAGAGTAACGAAGAATACATATGCGGGAGTAGGGATAACAGCAAGCATACCTGTAGTGGGAGCAGCAAAACAGATATGGGATGCAGGAAAGAATATAAAGAATGCAAAACATAAAGAAGACTATCTGAATGCAGGACTGGGAGCATACAGTGCAGGAATGTCCGCAGCATCTGCCATAGGAGGAGTATTTACAAATCCTTTCGGTGTGACAGGCTCTATAAATGTAAGTCATAACAAGAATGTATACCATAGGGAAGAAAGTATATCGGTAGGAAGCAATCTTCATGTAGGCGGAGGAGTGGAGTATAACGGAGAAAGTCTACATACAAGAGGACTTAACATACTGAATGAAGGAGATACAGTATACAATATAACAGGACAGATACTAAAAGAAGCGGGAGTAAGTACAATAAAAGAAAATTCAAGCAGTACAGGCTTCGGTTTAAGTGTAGCAAAAGGAATGGTAGATTCAAACGGACAGATAAATGCATTTAAAGATAAGAATGCAACTATAACCCCAAGTATAAGCAACCAAAAGTCGGAAAGTGAAGGAGTATATTATTCCAAGAATGAAGATATAACAAAAGGAAACAGTCATTACAATAATACGGGAAATGTAAAGACAGTAGGAGTAGCAGTAAGAACAGGAAGTATATCGGGAACAGTAAACGGACCGCATGAAACGATAAGTGTGCAGGACAGTGTGAACTCAAGCAGTAGAGGATATTCAATAAGTTTGGGGATAGGAATAGGTCCGCATACAGAAAAAAGAAAGGCAGTAAACGGACCGTATATATCAAGTGCAACAGTGGGATATAACAAGGGAGATGTAAATCAAAAGATAACAAGAAATGTAGCAGAGTTTACAGCAGGAAGCGGAATGCTTGATGTAAAAGGGAAAATAGTACAGGTAGGTTCACTAATAGACGGTGGATTTACTTTGAATGGACAGGGATATGAGAAACAGGACTTACATGATATAGATAAGAGCAGAAAAGTAGGAGTAAATGTAACAGTATATCCTAATGTAACGTATACAAAAAGAGATGAAAAAGGGAAAGCAATCTATACAGACGGAAGAAAAGAAAATGAACAGGGAGCAGTATACAAAGTAGGAGTAAACTATGCCGAAACAGATAAGGCAAGAGATGTATTGTCAACAGTAGGAAGTAATGTACAAATAAATCAGGACATAACAGGAGTGAACAGAGATACAAATAGACAAGCAGGAGAATTTGAAGGAAGAGAAATAAATCCTATAAATGTTGATTTGGGAACAGAATACTGGTTGACAAGAGCAGGAAGAGGAAAAGCAAAGGATATATATGAAGAAGCAGGAAGAAGTGTTGAGGGGATAAAAAGAATACTTACGACAAGAGATGCGGACGGTAATCTTCAAATATTAAAGAGTATAGAAGCAGAAACAGCAGTCCAGAAGATGATGAGAATAGGTTTCATAGAAACAAAAGGCAAGACACAACAGCAGGTAAAAAAAGAGTTGGAAGAAAGATTCGGTTCATTAACAAAAAAAGGAGTTAAAGTACATTTTTACGGAACAGAAGATATAGACACATCAAAAATGGATGATGATACGTTGGCAAAATTGACAGCTAACGGATTTGCGATAACAAAAGACGGTACAGTATGGATAAATAAAGAGTATGTAGATTCAGGAAAAGTAATAGACTTTAACAAAACAACACAACATGAAATAAGTCATTTGATATTTGGAGAAGATAGTGAATATCAGGCCCAATATTTGACAAGAGCATATGGAGAATTTTTAGAAGGAATAAGAGACAATGGATACTTAAAAGACGGACAGGGAATAATAGATTACAAGTTTTCAATGTTGACAGATGAAGACAGATTAAGACTTGACGGATATACATATAAAGATATGCAATTCATACAGGAAATGGCAGATGGGATAAGAGCGGCACAGGCAAGATTATCCAAATGCGGAATAAACCAAAAGTGTATAGCAGATAATAAGAGAACAATACATAATTTGGAGGTATCTTTAAAGAAATTCGGAGTACAGGAAAAAATACAAACACATAAAGAAAAAGGAAAAAGAATAAATGCAAATAAACCAAGAAATATAATAGGAAAGATACAAAAAGAAATAGAAAAACATAAAAATAAGAAAGAAATATCAAAATACGAAGAAGAATATAAGAACTTAGATGAAGAATTTGATGAGGAATTAAAATATGTAGTAAGAGATTTAGAAAGAAAAATAAATGCAGGGAAGAAAAAAGAAGCGAATGCTGTTATTGAGAAAATAGAAAATATATTATTTAACAATACGATAATATTAAGCTCGAATTTTGGAGGACATGAAATAGAATCTAAGAATGGGAAATTAGTAATATATGCAGGAGGAAAAGACTATTATGAAATAAAAGAAATAATAGATAAACAGGAAATAAAAAATTTAAAAATAGAATATCGAGAAAAAAGGACATCTGATGTAATAAGAAAAATAGAAATGACAGGTCTTAGAAAAGGAAAGATTCCACCTACATGGCCACCCGAATGGAAACAAGAATATGAGAAAACGCATAATAAAAGTGAGGAAATGGAATGGCTTAATCCAACAGAATTAACTAAAAGCGGTAAAATTACTGAAAGAGAAGAGAGAACATATAGAGGTTATTTGACCCTTGTGGAAATAAACAAAATAGGTGGACTTATATCAACTGTAGCTATTATGTCAAAATTAAATGCAGGACTGTATGATGAGAAGGCGATTACATATAATACACAACCGGAATTTGTAAATGTAAGAAAAGTGTTTATAAATGATGGAACAACAATGGGTACAGCAGAAGCAATACAAATAGATATAGGAAATTCAGATATAGTTCAAAGAACAACAACTTTAAAAACAGGAGAGACTTTAGTATCTACGGGAATAAATTCCACAGGACAAATACATCAAAAAATAATACCATATGAAGTAGGAGCAGCTTCAAAATCTGTAGCACAAATTTCCAATAGCGTAAATAAAACCTTTGGCAATATGAGTTTAGCAAATACAACTAAAAGTGCAGTATCATCCAATAATCTATTGGAAGAATATGGAAATATACCTGTAGTTTATCAACGACCTAATCCTACACTATTAGGAACAATGATACAGATAAATCCTGATAGATATATACAAAATGTAACTGCACCGATAAATTATAACCACGTATTTAATTTAGAAATAAATAGACGTGGAAGAGTAGTAGGAGGGCATACTGCATTTGGTAATGTAATAGAGGGAAAGGTTATTAAGACATACCCGACAGGAGTATATAAAGTAGAAACATTTATGAAAGATCCGAATAATCTTTCAAATTTACTTAGAAAATCTAACCATAATGGTATTTCAACTATGTTTCCAAGAGATTGGACAGCTAATAGAATAAAAGTAGAAGTAGGTTTTGCTTATAAAAATAAAACTTATTTTTATAATGATAGTGGAACCTTGATGTGGAAAGGGATAACACCGAGTGGAGTGTGGGTAGAAGGATATATAAGTCCTACAACAGTATACCCACAACCTAAGTAG
- a CDS encoding EndoU domain-containing protein translates to MSLVSEKRGKRVLGRFISLSNQIIGGHTAFGNVIEREIIRTYPTGTYDAEIFMQDPNNPSNLLQKTNNNGISTMFPRDWTPNRVKVEVDFSYKNKVYFYDNRGILKWKGITPSGVNVEGYTTPNVTVYPKSE, encoded by the coding sequence ATGAGCTTAGTAAGCGAGAAGCGGGGTAAGAGGGTTTTAGGGAGATTTATCTCCCTAAGTAACCAAATAATAGGAGGGCATACTGCATTTGGCAATGTAATAGAAAGAGAGATCATTCGGACATACCCAACAGGAACATATGATGCAGAAATATTTATGCAAGACCCAAATAATCCTTCAAATTTACTTCAAAAAACTAATAATAACGGTATTTCAACTATGTTTCCAAGAGATTGGACACCTAATAGAGTAAAAGTTGAAGTAGATTTTTCATATAAGAATAAAGTTTATTTCTACGATAATAGAGGGATCTTAAAATGGAAAGGTATAACACCAAGTGGAGTAAATGTCGAAGGGTATACAACACCAAATGTAACAGTATATCCAAAATCAGAGTAG
- a CDS encoding DUF4304 domain-containing protein, whose product MKGMVEMTTKEYNEIYKKNFKEYFDKSLKEDGYMKKGTINFYRLNKLGLVEVLNFQRHYEELTVNFGISTIYCGVFKNNKAIGGRLGDLKYGSDEWWQVETEEDMKVNMPEILSVIRKELYQWFRKYEDKEEYIKKVEESYNDNLINLNLIEAATAAKFRRYDEILPHIEKLRKEYKIAEERNDIRLHYPKVLEEALLLEQKAKEGKESVDQYIVEREREFNRNRIRKTIKKEIKTPCIFEQLLSEYLRGLERRKDFNQYELSKREAG is encoded by the coding sequence ATGAAAGGAATGGTAGAAATGACAACAAAGGAATATAATGAGATATACAAGAAAAACTTTAAAGAATATTTTGATAAATCTTTAAAAGAAGACGGATATATGAAAAAAGGAACGATAAATTTTTATAGACTTAATAAATTGGGATTGGTAGAAGTTTTAAATTTCCAAAGACATTATGAAGAATTAACAGTAAATTTTGGTATCTCAACTATATATTGTGGAGTTTTTAAAAATAATAAAGCAATAGGGGGGAGATTGGGAGACTTAAAGTATGGAAGTGATGAATGGTGGCAGGTAGAAACAGAAGAAGATATGAAAGTGAATATGCCTGAGATACTGAGTGTGATAAGAAAAGAATTATATCAATGGTTTAGAAAGTATGAAGATAAAGAAGAGTATATAAAAAAAGTTGAGGAAAGTTATAATGATAATTTGATAAATCTGAATTTAATAGAAGCAGCAACAGCAGCAAAATTTAGAAGATACGATGAAATATTGCCTCATATAGAAAAATTAAGAAAAGAATATAAGATTGCAGAAGAAAGGAATGATATAAGGTTACATTATCCAAAAGTTTTAGAAGAAGCATTACTACTTGAACAAAAAGCAAAAGAAGGAAAAGAGAGTGTAGATCAATATATTGTAGAGAGAGAAAGAGAGTTTAATAGAAATAGGATTAGAAAGACTATTAAAAAAGAAATAAAAACACCCTGCATTTTCGAGCAACTACTTAGCGAATACTTGAGGGGACTTGAGAGAAGAAAGGACTTTAATCAGTATGAGCTTAGTAAGCGAGAAGCGGGGTAA